Proteins encoded together in one Symbiobacterium terraclitae window:
- the asnB gene encoding asparagine synthase B, whose translation MCGIAGIAGRADHARIGRMLDALAHRGPDGRRVWTTDGFGLGHARLAVVDVGGGGQPLANEDGSLWLAMDGEIYNHRALRQELAGRHTFRTQSDAEVVLHLYEEYGPECVERLDGHFAVAVWSAEEGLFLARDALGVKPLYWGEDAEGNLLFASEIRALIDEVAQVREFPPGHRWLAGGPMVAWDRIPRPTGEWAEAAAVADALDRTLDAAVRKRLVADVPVGCFLSGGLDSSLVAALARQRLEGELHTFAVGLEGSTDLKVARQVAAYLGTIHHERVLTEGEIVEALPRVIDALESCDPALVRGSIATYFASELAAEHVKVVLSGEGADELFAGYHYLSDFDGDERGLAEELYAITAALHNTGLQRVDRMTTAHGLQARAPFLDREMLDLAARTAPALKRRDGEGKWILRTVAERYLPRSVVWRTKEKFAIGTGVGPALERYAALAVSDTELERERSPRGQPFASKEEYLYWSLFRERYGRDDVLELMGRSRSLNPGQRWVGAL comes from the coding sequence ATGTGCGGAATCGCAGGCATTGCCGGCAGGGCTGATCATGCCCGGATCGGGCGGATGCTGGACGCCCTGGCACACCGGGGGCCGGACGGGCGACGCGTCTGGACCACCGATGGCTTCGGCCTGGGGCACGCCCGACTGGCCGTCGTCGACGTCGGGGGCGGCGGGCAGCCGCTGGCCAATGAGGACGGGAGCCTGTGGCTGGCGATGGACGGCGAGATCTACAACCACCGGGCCCTCCGGCAGGAGCTGGCCGGGCGTCACACCTTCAGGACGCAGTCCGACGCAGAGGTGGTCCTCCACCTGTACGAGGAATACGGACCCGAGTGTGTGGAGCGACTCGACGGCCACTTCGCCGTGGCGGTCTGGAGCGCGGAAGAGGGGCTGTTCCTCGCCCGGGACGCGCTGGGCGTCAAGCCACTCTACTGGGGAGAGGACGCCGAGGGCAACCTGCTCTTCGCATCTGAGATCAGGGCGCTGATCGACGAGGTGGCGCAGGTGCGGGAGTTTCCCCCCGGACACCGCTGGTTGGCGGGCGGGCCGATGGTGGCCTGGGACCGTATCCCCCGCCCCACCGGCGAGTGGGCGGAGGCCGCTGCGGTGGCAGACGCGCTGGACCGCACCCTCGATGCGGCGGTGCGCAAGCGGCTCGTGGCCGACGTTCCGGTGGGCTGCTTCCTCAGCGGCGGGCTCGACTCCAGCCTGGTGGCGGCCCTGGCGCGGCAGCGCCTGGAGGGGGAGCTGCACACCTTCGCGGTTGGGCTGGAGGGGTCGACCGACCTGAAGGTGGCGCGGCAGGTCGCGGCTTACCTGGGCACGATTCACCACGAACGCGTCCTGACGGAAGGGGAGATCGTGGAGGCCCTTCCCCGGGTGATCGATGCCCTCGAGTCGTGCGACCCCGCCCTGGTGCGCGGCTCCATCGCCACGTACTTCGCGTCTGAGCTGGCGGCGGAGCATGTGAAGGTGGTGCTCTCCGGCGAGGGCGCCGACGAGCTGTTCGCCGGCTACCATTATCTGTCCGATTTCGACGGGGATGAGCGCGGACTGGCGGAGGAGCTGTACGCGATCACCGCGGCCCTGCACAACACCGGCCTGCAGCGGGTCGACCGCATGACGACGGCCCACGGCCTGCAGGCGCGGGCGCCGTTCCTGGACCGGGAGATGCTGGACCTGGCCGCCCGCACCGCTCCCGCCCTGAAGCGCCGGGACGGCGAGGGCAAGTGGATCCTGCGCACGGTGGCTGAGCGCTACCTGCCGCGATCGGTGGTCTGGCGCACCAAGGAGAAGTTCGCCATCGGCACGGGCGTCGGCCCCGCCCTGGAGCGGTACGCGGCGCTGGCGGTCTCCGACACCGAACTGGAGCGGGAGCGCAGCCCCAGGGGGCAGCCTTTCGCCTCCAAGGAGGAGTACCTGTACTGGAGCCTGTTCCGGGAGCGGTACGGGCGGGATGACGTGCTAGAGCTCATGGGACGCAGCCGCAGCCTGAACCCGGGCCAACGGTGGGTGGGGGCGCTCTGA
- a CDS encoding DUF1646 family protein: MCKLAEAVVIPGLVAILLLVLTLPFLFKAVEHQLEIFLFVMGVAAALISGVMDQHLIVKALEEPIMISGAVLIAGILFKLLQTRLQAGIQATLRVVPFKVFAFLVMAVLGLASSVITAIIASLVLVEVVSALKLDRKTEVNFVILSCYAIGIGAALTPLGEPLATIAISKMGGDFWYLVRTIGIYVIPTVIGLGIFAGFFLKGRPGAAAAEAGPAAEATAGESYKDVVVRALKIYLFVMALTFLGEGFKPLIDTYVLGLPSQALYWINMISAVLDNATLTAAELSPAMSLTQVKAVLMGLLISGGMLVPGNIPNIVSASKLKIGSKEWARTSVPIGLVPMVVFFFIVAL, encoded by the coding sequence ATGTGCAAGTTGGCTGAAGCAGTCGTCATTCCCGGACTCGTAGCGATTCTGCTCCTCGTGCTGACCCTTCCGTTCCTGTTCAAGGCCGTCGAACACCAACTGGAGATCTTCCTGTTCGTCATGGGCGTGGCCGCGGCCCTGATCAGCGGTGTGATGGACCAGCACCTGATCGTGAAGGCACTGGAAGAGCCCATCATGATCTCCGGCGCCGTGCTGATTGCCGGCATCCTGTTCAAGCTGCTCCAGACCCGGCTCCAGGCGGGCATCCAGGCCACGCTGCGGGTGGTGCCGTTCAAGGTCTTCGCCTTTCTGGTGATGGCGGTGCTGGGCCTGGCTTCCAGTGTCATCACGGCGATCATCGCCTCGCTGGTGCTCGTTGAGGTGGTCAGCGCCCTGAAGCTCGACCGGAAGACGGAGGTCAACTTCGTCATCCTGTCGTGCTACGCGATCGGAATCGGGGCTGCCCTGACGCCGTTGGGCGAGCCCCTGGCCACGATCGCCATCTCCAAGATGGGCGGCGACTTCTGGTACCTCGTGCGCACCATCGGCATCTACGTGATCCCGACCGTGATCGGCCTGGGTATCTTCGCCGGCTTCTTCCTGAAGGGGCGTCCCGGTGCGGCTGCTGCCGAGGCGGGCCCCGCAGCGGAGGCCACGGCCGGGGAGAGCTACAAGGACGTCGTGGTCCGGGCCCTGAAGATCTACCTCTTCGTCATGGCCCTGACCTTCCTGGGCGAAGGGTTCAAACCGCTCATCGATACCTACGTACTCGGCCTGCCCAGCCAGGCGCTCTACTGGATCAACATGATCTCGGCGGTCCTGGACAACGCCACGCTGACCGCGGCGGAGCTCAGCCCGGCGATGAGCCTCACCCAGGTGAAGGCGGTTTTGATGGGCCTGCTGATCAGCGGTGGCATGCTGGTCCCCGGCAACATCCCGAACATCGTGTCGGCCAGCAAGCTGAAGATCGGCTCCAAGGAGTGGGCCAGGACCAGCGTGCCCATCGGGCTGGTGCCGATGGTGGTCTTCTTCTTCATCGTCGCGCTCTAA